A portion of the Marinobacter alexandrii genome contains these proteins:
- a CDS encoding BlaI/MecI/CopY family transcriptional regulator produces MERLTKAEEPIMKIIWEKGEVFVKEIVEHLPKGTPYNTVSSLVRILEAKGMVGHKAYGRTHQYFPVVTRSVYRKQILKGMVLEYFDGSYKGLLSQMLEDEDVSEKDVSELKTLINKL; encoded by the coding sequence ATGGAACGATTGACAAAGGCTGAAGAGCCTATTATGAAGATTATCTGGGAGAAGGGCGAAGTTTTTGTGAAAGAAATAGTAGAGCATCTTCCAAAAGGCACACCATATAATACAGTGTCATCATTGGTGAGAATCCTTGAAGCCAAAGGAATGGTGGGGCACAAAGCTTATGGTAGAACTCATCAGTATTTTCCTGTTGTAACACGAAGTGTATATCGTAAACAAATCTTAAAGGGCATGGTCTTGGAATATTTTGATGGATCCTACAAAGGTTTGCTATCTCAAATGTTAGAAGATGAGGATGTTTCTGAAAAGGATGTCAGTGAATTGAAAACTTTAATTAACAAGCTATGA
- a CDS encoding DUF1905 domain-containing protein, which translates to MNNRFKASILKFEYDLWSYYLAVPKPIGDKFIEGDDRRVICVINKSTPIYSALMSKGDVYSIYVKKDFMKKHELVEGDEVDVTLEKDRSEYGMPMPESFQVLLDQDKEGCLYFHALTKGKQRTLIHLVGKVKNVDSQLAKGLAIMQHLKESQGQLDFKRLNILIKEYNNRK; encoded by the coding sequence ATGAATAACCGTTTTAAAGCTTCTATTCTCAAATTCGAATATGATTTATGGAGTTACTACCTAGCCGTTCCCAAACCAATAGGGGACAAGTTCATTGAAGGTGACGATCGAAGAGTGATTTGTGTTATTAATAAAAGTACTCCAATTTATAGTGCATTGATGTCAAAAGGAGATGTGTATAGTATTTATGTGAAAAAGGACTTCATGAAAAAACATGAACTAGTAGAAGGTGATGAAGTAGATGTAACACTTGAGAAGGACAGGTCTGAGTATGGAATGCCAATGCCAGAGTCTTTCCAAGTTTTACTAGATCAGGATAAGGAAGGGTGCCTGTATTTTCATGCACTTACCAAAGGCAAGCAGCGTACACTCATTCATCTAGTAGGGAAAGTCAAAAATGTAGATAGTCAACTGGCTAAAGGATTAGCAATTATGCAACACCTCAAGGAATCTCAAGGTCAGCTGGATTTCAAACGACTCAATATCCTTATCAAGGAATACAATAATCGTAAGTAA
- a CDS encoding peptide-methionine (S)-S-oxide reductase, translating into MNVKKIGFRGGCHWCTEGVFSIVKGVININQGWIASDIPYESFSEAIIVEYESIEVDLDNLIKIHLHTHACIFDHSMRGKYRSAVYAFNQLDKDESRKVIMRYCADFDSPIVTKTLMFRAFKSSEERYQDYYQKNPEKPFCQTYISPKVNMLMKEFSNLTQ; encoded by the coding sequence ATGAATGTAAAGAAAATTGGTTTCAGAGGCGGTTGCCATTGGTGTACAGAAGGGGTATTCAGTATTGTTAAAGGTGTAATTAACATTAATCAAGGTTGGATAGCATCAGACATTCCATATGAATCATTCTCTGAAGCTATCATAGTTGAATACGAATCAATTGAAGTCGATCTGGATAATTTGATCAAAATCCACCTTCATACTCATGCTTGTATCTTCGATCATTCAATGAGGGGAAAATATAGATCTGCTGTATATGCCTTCAATCAATTAGATAAAGACGAATCCAGAAAAGTGATCATGAGATATTGTGCAGATTTTGATAGTCCTATTGTTACTAAAACTCTGATGTTTAGAGCATTCAAATCCTCTGAAGAAAGATATCAAGATTATTATCAAAAAAATCCGGAGAAACCTTTTTGTCAAACGTATATTTCTCCAAAAGTGAATATGCTAATGAAAGAGTTTAGCAACCTAACCCAATGA
- a CDS encoding OsmC family protein, which yields MKVELSYKGDEEFETTNDTGNKVDIDMFPADQKQHQSPTQLLLSALVACAAVDIVSMIKKRRKTFIDLKGSAEGDRREEHPRGFTKINLHYTITSPDLTDEEAERIVDLSTTKYCSVAGSLSAEQTHSFEIIRPS from the coding sequence ATGAAAGTTGAATTATCATACAAAGGAGACGAGGAGTTTGAGACTACTAATGACACAGGCAATAAAGTTGATATAGATATGTTTCCTGCAGATCAAAAACAACATCAATCCCCCACTCAGCTATTACTATCAGCATTGGTAGCTTGTGCAGCAGTGGATATAGTATCCATGATCAAAAAAAGAAGAAAAACATTTATTGATCTTAAAGGGTCAGCCGAAGGAGACCGAAGAGAAGAACACCCACGAGGTTTTACTAAAATCAATCTACACTACACCATAACTTCTCCAGATTTGACTGATGAAGAAGCTGAAAGAATTGTTGACCTTTCCACCACAAAATATTGTTCTGTAGCAGGATCTCTCAGTGCAGAGCAAACCCATTCATTCGAAATAATTAGACCGTCATGA
- a CDS encoding carbon-nitrogen hydrolase family protein, translating into MKNTLKVALAQIAPVWLNREKTLEKVIDYTIQAADNGSDLVTFGEALLPGYPFWLDKMNGSEFNSPIHKEIHAHYMDQAVSIENGHLEPLCKVAKEKSIAIYLGIIEKPSDRGGHSLYCTIVYIDKSGDVKSAHRKLMPTFEERLSWSPGDGNGLVTHALPPFRVGGLNCWENWMPMARAAMYAQGEDLHVSVWPGNKVNTEQLLPTIAMESRSYVIGVSGVFKPEDIPVDFPHADIMKQKTTSILANGGSCLVAPDGSWVIEPYTQGEKLLIAEIDHKKVREERQNFDPSGHYSRPDVLSLNVNKERQAVIK; encoded by the coding sequence ATGAAAAACACATTAAAAGTAGCACTTGCGCAAATAGCTCCTGTATGGCTAAATCGTGAGAAGACATTAGAAAAAGTAATTGATTATACCATTCAAGCTGCAGACAATGGTTCTGACTTAGTCACTTTTGGAGAAGCTTTACTTCCTGGATATCCATTTTGGTTAGACAAAATGAATGGGTCAGAATTTAATTCCCCTATACATAAAGAGATTCACGCTCATTATATGGATCAGGCGGTTAGTATAGAAAATGGACATCTAGAACCGCTATGCAAAGTAGCCAAAGAAAAAAGCATTGCAATTTACCTTGGGATTATAGAGAAGCCTTCAGATCGCGGAGGACATAGTTTGTACTGCACGATAGTCTATATCGATAAATCTGGTGACGTAAAATCAGCTCATAGAAAATTGATGCCAACTTTCGAAGAACGACTCTCTTGGAGTCCAGGAGATGGTAATGGTCTAGTGACTCACGCTTTACCCCCATTCAGAGTAGGTGGTTTGAACTGTTGGGAAAATTGGATGCCAATGGCTCGTGCAGCAATGTACGCACAAGGCGAAGACCTCCATGTATCGGTATGGCCCGGAAATAAGGTGAATACTGAGCAACTACTCCCTACCATAGCAATGGAATCTCGATCATATGTGATTGGTGTTTCAGGTGTTTTCAAACCAGAAGATATTCCTGTAGATTTTCCTCATGCTGATATTATGAAACAAAAAACTACCAGTATTTTGGCGAATGGAGGTTCTTGTCTCGTAGCTCCTGATGGGAGTTGGGTTATTGAACCATATACTCAAGGTGAAAAACTCTTAATCGCAGAAATAGATCACAAAAAAGTAAGAGAAGAAAGACAGAATTTTGATCCTTCAGGGCACTACTCAAGACCCGATGTTCTTAGCTTAAATGTGAATAAAGAGCGTCAGGCAGTAATTAAATGA
- a CDS encoding LytTR family DNA-binding domain-containing protein — MNISKLVIFWGFVWVFLTLFFRASLESITVAFCFVSFLMPVAIATSLFFNHLLTPKYLLTGRRMKFILYFTYMLIVSIYFELLVMVLAFVILGDYQISNLGKVAGDIYLLTVILYLIVFAEGIVLTVKKLNEKNTEVEVMKVKLEKENQDSIMLKVDRKKKVVLLLDIRYIESLSDYVKVHVLSEVLVTKEKISSLEEKLSGSFIRIHRSFLVNKVHVDSHSRDTVFIHNHELPVGRKYKQNVIEQLESSTV, encoded by the coding sequence ATGAATATTAGCAAACTGGTCATTTTCTGGGGATTCGTATGGGTCTTTTTAACACTATTTTTTAGAGCTTCATTGGAAAGCATAACTGTTGCTTTTTGTTTTGTTAGCTTTCTAATGCCAGTTGCAATAGCAACTTCGCTTTTCTTTAATCATCTATTAACTCCAAAATATCTTCTGACTGGAAGGAGAATGAAATTCATTCTTTATTTCACTTATATGCTAATTGTATCGATCTACTTTGAGCTTTTAGTAATGGTTCTAGCTTTTGTGATTCTTGGCGATTATCAGATTTCGAATCTAGGGAAGGTTGCTGGAGATATTTACTTACTAACAGTTATTCTGTACCTGATTGTGTTTGCCGAAGGAATTGTTTTGACAGTGAAGAAATTGAATGAAAAAAATACTGAAGTAGAAGTCATGAAAGTAAAATTAGAAAAAGAGAATCAGGATAGTATTATGCTAAAGGTTGATAGAAAGAAAAAAGTAGTTCTCCTACTAGATATTCGTTATATAGAGAGTCTAAGTGATTATGTGAAAGTTCATGTTTTATCCGAAGTGTTGGTGACGAAGGAAAAGATATCTTCTCTCGAAGAGAAATTATCAGGCAGTTTTATTCGAATTCATCGCTCATTTTTGGTGAACAAAGTACATGTTGATTCACATTCAAGAGATACTGTCTTTATTCATAACCATGAACTACCAGTAGGTAGAAAGTACAAACAGAATGTTATTGAACAACTTGAATCTTCTACTGTCTGA
- a CDS encoding MotA/TolQ/ExbB proton channel family protein → MIELFQMGGILFMSILTIEFVFVMFFAFQSFLSKENTKLETIKSIGLLSAITGVLGQLIGLFSAFEAIQEMGSVTPAMLAGGFKVSMITTMYGLIIYLVSLIIYIVLKNKK, encoded by the coding sequence ATGATTGAGTTATTTCAAATGGGCGGTATTCTATTCATGAGTATCCTGACCATCGAGTTTGTGTTTGTTATGTTCTTCGCCTTTCAAAGTTTTTTAAGTAAAGAGAATACAAAGCTTGAAACGATAAAATCTATTGGATTACTATCCGCAATTACAGGAGTTCTTGGACAATTGATTGGTTTGTTTTCAGCATTTGAGGCAATTCAAGAAATGGGATCTGTAACACCTGCTATGCTCGCTGGAGGCTTTAAGGTATCAATGATTACAACTATGTATGGTCTGATAATTTACCTAGTCTCCCTCATTATATACATAGTCCTAAAAAACAAAAAATAG
- a CDS encoding DUF2721 domain-containing protein, giving the protein MQIDLTTPALLFPAISLLLLAYTNRFLAIATLIRQLHKSYINDPKSLLEGQLKNLRKRLFLIKAMQLFGVISLLLCVLAMFFIYSKANEWGSVIFGISLILLILSLLISIREIQLSTKALDLELSDMELGRKLKF; this is encoded by the coding sequence ATGCAAATTGATTTAACGACTCCAGCATTACTCTTTCCTGCTATCTCGCTTTTATTATTGGCTTATACGAATCGATTTTTAGCTATTGCTACTTTAATCCGTCAATTACACAAAAGCTATATTAATGACCCAAAGAGTTTACTTGAAGGACAGCTAAAGAATTTACGAAAAAGACTTTTCTTGATTAAAGCAATGCAACTCTTTGGTGTTATAAGCCTATTGCTTTGTGTCTTAGCTATGTTTTTTATCTACTCTAAAGCAAATGAATGGGGAAGTGTAATATTTGGTATTTCACTCATCCTTCTCATTTTATCTTTACTTATATCTATTCGTGAAATTCAACTATCTACAAAAGCACTAGACTTGGAGTTAAGCGATATGGAGCTAGGTAGGAAATTGAAATTTTAA
- a CDS encoding glycosyltransferase, which produces MPEYSIIIPVYNRPEEVDELLNSLTFQTFTDFEVLIVEDGSNIKCEEIVSNYSNRLDITYFYKKNSGQGFSRNYGFERAKGNWLIVFDSDCLIPESYLKIVDDNIKKHQIDAFGGPDRAHESFTSVQKAISYSMTSLFTTGGIRGNKKHVGKFHPRSFNMGISKEVYKKTQGYQLPRKGEDIEFSIRIIKNGFKTSLIEDAYVYHKRRTSFSQFFKQLHFFGTARINVYRFYKEELKLIHFFPSIFFIGLFLTFSCLFLFFDIAIWGLAIYGLYFFSVFIDSSIRIGSIKIGFFSIVAAFIQLSAYGLGLIKEGLIYLRKG; this is translated from the coding sequence ATGCCTGAATATTCTATTATTATACCTGTTTACAATCGACCTGAGGAGGTTGATGAACTTCTAAATAGTCTTACATTTCAGACATTCACTGATTTTGAAGTCTTGATTGTTGAAGATGGTTCTAATATCAAATGTGAAGAAATTGTTTCAAACTACTCGAACAGGCTAGACATCACATATTTTTATAAGAAAAATTCTGGGCAAGGGTTTAGTCGGAATTATGGGTTTGAGAGAGCGAAAGGAAATTGGCTGATTGTGTTTGACTCAGATTGTCTTATTCCAGAGAGTTACTTAAAAATAGTTGATGATAATATAAAAAAACATCAAATAGATGCTTTTGGGGGGCCTGACAGAGCTCATGAAAGCTTTACTTCTGTGCAGAAAGCTATAAGTTATTCAATGACTTCCCTATTTACCACCGGAGGTATACGCGGCAATAAAAAACATGTGGGAAAGTTTCATCCTAGAAGTTTTAATATGGGTATTAGTAAAGAGGTTTACAAGAAAACTCAGGGATACCAATTGCCCAGAAAGGGAGAAGATATAGAGTTTAGTATTCGGATAATTAAAAATGGATTCAAAACAAGTCTTATTGAAGATGCTTACGTATATCATAAACGAAGGACAAGTTTTAGTCAATTTTTCAAACAGTTACATTTTTTCGGAACGGCAAGAATTAATGTTTATCGTTTTTATAAAGAAGAGTTGAAATTGATTCATTTTTTCCCAAGCATATTCTTCATTGGACTATTTCTTACATTCTCCTGTCTTTTTCTGTTTTTTGATATAGCAATATGGGGACTTGCTATTTATGGACTCTATTTCTTTTCTGTATTTATAGATTCTTCAATAAGAATTGGAAGTATAAAAATTGGCTTCTTTTCCATAGTTGCTGCATTTATTCAACTTTCAGCATATGGATTAGGTTTAATCAAAGAGGGATTGATCTATTTGAGAAAAGGTTGA
- a CDS encoding glycosyltransferase family 2 protein produces the protein MKDKKLSLVIPVYNEEESIPELLEWIFRVVDSHSISTEILFIDDGSTDRSWKTILKASKEDQRVIGLKFNRNYGKSAALQTGFDHASGEVVITMDADMQDSPDEIPELVKMIVEQKLDIVSGWKRKRHDPIGKTLPSKFFNWVTRKVSGIRLHDFNCGLKAYRKDVTKNIHVYGEMHRYIPLIAKWNGYANIGEKVVEHRARKYGTSKYGMKRFVTGFLDLLSVTFVSRFKKNPMHFFGVFGSLSFISGFFIAVWIIGEKLFRQFHHMPLRDVVNQPLFFLALVALIIGMQLFLAGFLAEMLIQVNQRKGDYLISERTDDI, from the coding sequence TTGAAGGATAAAAAATTATCACTAGTTATACCTGTTTATAACGAAGAAGAATCCATTCCAGAACTTTTGGAGTGGATTTTTCGCGTTGTAGACTCTCATTCTATATCTACTGAAATTTTATTTATTGATGATGGTAGTACAGATAGGTCCTGGAAGACTATTCTTAAAGCCTCAAAAGAAGACCAAAGAGTAATTGGTTTGAAATTTAATCGCAATTATGGTAAATCAGCTGCTTTGCAGACGGGCTTTGATCATGCTTCAGGTGAAGTAGTGATTACGATGGATGCTGATATGCAAGATAGTCCAGATGAAATTCCGGAGCTTGTAAAGATGATTGTAGAGCAAAAGTTAGATATTGTTTCTGGCTGGAAAAGGAAAAGACACGATCCTATAGGTAAAACTCTTCCTTCTAAGTTTTTTAATTGGGTAACTAGAAAAGTGTCTGGTATTAGACTCCACGATTTTAATTGTGGATTGAAGGCTTATAGAAAGGATGTCACTAAGAATATACATGTATATGGAGAAATGCATAGATACATTCCACTGATTGCTAAATGGAATGGATATGCTAACATAGGGGAGAAAGTAGTTGAACATCGGGCTAGAAAATACGGTACTTCTAAGTATGGAATGAAGCGTTTTGTTACTGGATTTCTTGATTTATTATCCGTGACCTTTGTGTCGAGGTTTAAAAAGAATCCAATGCATTTTTTTGGTGTTTTTGGTAGTTTATCGTTTATAAGTGGTTTTTTCATTGCTGTTTGGATAATTGGGGAGAAACTTTTCAGGCAATTTCATCATATGCCACTCAGGGATGTAGTAAATCAACCGCTGTTTTTCCTAGCTTTAGTAGCACTGATTATTGGAATGCAGCTTTTTTTAGCGGGATTTCTTGCAGAAATGCTTATTCAAGTCAATCAAAGAAAAGGTGATTATCTGATTTCTGAGCGAACTGACGATATCTAG
- a CDS encoding DUF4199 domain-containing protein, translating into MNNHAIKSGLIVGVISIVLNLLIYIVNPAFLVSMWMILFFLIFIALVSYFGIQHRKEIGGFMAFGKAWVYSMQLLVVAGIIGTVFNILLYNVIDPELPTMLADQSVENAEAMMQNFGMPEDQMEEALEKSRNDTLDRFTVTGSIVGFLWGLIVYAILALITGAIIKKKEPEFEG; encoded by the coding sequence ATGAACAATCACGCAATCAAGTCTGGGTTAATTGTCGGTGTAATAAGCATCGTACTCAACCTTTTAATTTACATTGTTAATCCTGCTTTCTTAGTGTCAATGTGGATGATCTTGTTTTTTCTAATCTTTATTGCTTTAGTTTCCTACTTCGGAATACAGCATCGAAAAGAAATTGGAGGTTTTATGGCTTTCGGGAAAGCATGGGTATACTCTATGCAATTATTGGTAGTTGCAGGTATTATTGGAACAGTTTTCAATATTTTATTGTACAACGTTATTGATCCTGAATTGCCTACTATGTTGGCTGATCAATCTGTTGAAAATGCGGAAGCTATGATGCAAAACTTTGGTATGCCTGAAGATCAAATGGAAGAGGCTCTTGAAAAGTCTCGTAATGATACTTTAGATAGGTTTACTGTTACAGGATCAATCGTTGGGTTTCTTTGGGGTCTGATTGTTTATGCTATACTGGCTTTAATCACTGGTGCAATCATCAAAAAGAAAGAACCTGAATTTGAAGGATAA
- a CDS encoding DUF4199 domain-containing protein gives MIKSAIKYSVLCGIFLIGIFFVSINFGSNPLLDSRHFWFDLGVYFLFIFFAGKEFKDFRNDGFLHFWQGISIGFIVFIPAILLFEATFYIITQTDSSILEAYKNGATMLLKKNEEFYLIELGEKTLNERYRSISNMSSAQLVQMTFRNKLFSAFLITPVVAIILRKKPK, from the coding sequence TTGATAAAATCAGCAATTAAATATTCTGTATTGTGTGGAATATTCCTCATTGGTATTTTTTTTGTTTCAATCAATTTTGGAAGTAATCCCTTGCTAGATAGCCGCCATTTTTGGTTTGATCTTGGAGTCTATTTTTTGTTTATTTTTTTTGCGGGTAAAGAATTTAAAGATTTCAGGAATGATGGATTTCTTCATTTTTGGCAGGGGATAAGCATCGGGTTTATTGTTTTTATCCCTGCTATTTTACTTTTTGAAGCCACTTTCTATATTATTACTCAAACAGATTCGAGTATATTAGAAGCTTATAAGAATGGGGCTACCATGCTTCTCAAGAAAAACGAGGAATTCTATCTTATTGAATTGGGAGAAAAAACGTTAAATGAGCGGTATAGATCAATTTCAAATATGAGTTCCGCTCAGCTTGTTCAAATGACCTTTCGGAATAAACTCTTCTCTGCTTTTTTGATTACGCCTGTAGTTGCCATAATTTTAAGAAAAAAACCTAAATAA
- a CDS encoding dihydroorotase — protein sequence MSLLLKNVLVVDCNSQSHLKQVNLLIEKGKISSLTGKSAKKEIDLTGKIVTCGWFDLNANFNDPGFEYREDIDSGSKLAQAGGFTDVCLMPGTMPPITSKSDVGYIIKKSNQSVDLHVTAALSEDMKGENLNEILDLIDAGACSFSEGDMPIWNSELLLKALQYTSSIDVPIFQNSRDLNISSNTHMHEGRVSTNLGLRGEPPLSEELIVQRDIEILKYSGGRLHFSKITSGKSLELIKRGKKEGLSITCDIGLHHLIFEDNSIESFDTNMKSLPPYRNSVHRKALLKGLKDGTIDAICSNHRPLEQEVKQLEFDLAEPGNISIQTFFPSLLKLAEDIPLEILIDKIVNGPRKVLRLDPVKIAEGEEAKLTICDEDLNWFFDEKTNLSKSKNSPFWNMQLRGKVVGTVNREFLTLN from the coding sequence ATGAGTTTACTACTTAAGAATGTACTCGTCGTAGATTGTAATTCCCAATCTCATTTAAAACAGGTCAATTTATTAATCGAAAAGGGTAAGATTTCCTCCTTAACCGGTAAATCTGCAAAAAAAGAAATTGATCTTACAGGAAAAATAGTTACCTGCGGTTGGTTTGATTTAAATGCCAATTTTAACGACCCTGGATTTGAGTATCGAGAGGATATCGATTCTGGCTCAAAGCTGGCTCAAGCAGGTGGATTTACTGATGTTTGTTTAATGCCAGGAACAATGCCTCCTATAACCTCCAAGAGTGATGTTGGTTATATAATAAAAAAATCTAATCAATCTGTTGACTTACATGTTACTGCAGCGCTTAGTGAGGATATGAAAGGAGAGAATCTTAACGAAATTTTGGATTTAATTGATGCTGGTGCTTGTTCTTTTTCTGAAGGGGATATGCCAATTTGGAATTCTGAACTACTTCTAAAAGCTCTTCAATATACAAGTAGTATTGATGTGCCAATTTTTCAAAATTCTCGTGATTTGAATATTTCGAGTAATACGCACATGCATGAAGGAAGAGTAAGTACAAATCTTGGTCTTCGTGGCGAGCCACCTCTTTCTGAAGAGCTTATTGTGCAAAGGGATATTGAAATATTAAAGTATAGTGGAGGTCGTCTTCACTTCTCTAAAATAACTTCTGGCAAAAGCCTAGAACTTATTAAAAGAGGAAAAAAGGAAGGTTTATCGATCACTTGCGACATAGGCTTGCATCACTTGATTTTCGAAGATAATTCTATTGAATCTTTTGACACTAATATGAAAAGTTTACCTCCTTACAGGAATAGTGTCCATAGGAAAGCACTTCTTAAGGGATTGAAAGATGGAACAATAGATGCAATTTGTTCAAACCATCGTCCATTAGAACAGGAAGTGAAGCAATTGGAGTTTGACCTTGCTGAACCTGGAAATATATCCATTCAAACTTTTTTTCCTTCTTTGCTAAAATTAGCGGAAGATATTCCTCTCGAAATACTAATTGACAAGATTGTGAATGGCCCGCGAAAAGTATTACGATTAGATCCAGTCAAAATTGCTGAAGGAGAAGAAGCTAAATTAACTATTTGTGATGAAGACCTGAACTGGTTTTTTGATGAGAAAACTAATTTGTCTAAATCTAAAAATTCCCCTTTCTGGAATATGCAATTACGGGGAAAAGTGGTTGGTACTGTTAATAGGGAATTTTTGACTCTCAATTAA
- a CDS encoding BatA domain-containing protein, whose protein sequence is MWWYFLPFLIIPIVVHLFDFRKAKKIYFSSIKYITNLSSKTKSNYRLKYLLILTTRTLIVLSVIVFILSFAETKTIPNSVSVYFDNSGSSLVNDQGLIVEQFMRNSFDRGVKSISYFDNKQKKNLDKSLFEEVDFDIVNNTNSILSEIENSFTENLAEYNYIFSDFQASNPESVDYTFFDSSKVYNIVLTQDLNRMRNINVDTLSIQPSQKDISQQIITVSFEVWNAEEGNVIIKLMQGDRQFSSVVKEISELDEIQFDLPKTSTGSYEIVIDGDEVIYDNIFHFVIPKQEVPRVSIINTNDSKALNLIFDKKDLFDLNMQSINSLDYNKVKMNDLIILNSISFIPTSLLDQFRNTFFVVFPPDSIVIDSYDKFLGLHIIKAGTNQLTEIDIDYSHPLLQGVFTRNSKEVSLPKEYVFFDFEGDFEVIIKYRDGRPFLLRSGLIYFFNFILEGNETKFESHSLFLPIMYQIAFSSTKEVEPSYFYPNDLITISESVSDIPVRIKSNAYEVIPSFNSYGDRMVLEIPDDISAGKYYLLQGNDTLKEVAINISRTESIMRSAKIETWRKVFSEYENISVLKSDDNFNDLVSKMSSKHDIWKYALILMILFILIETGLHRYLK, encoded by the coding sequence ATGTGGTGGTATTTCCTTCCTTTTTTGATTATCCCTATTGTTGTTCATCTTTTCGATTTTAGGAAGGCAAAAAAGATATACTTTTCATCGATAAAGTACATTACCAACTTATCTTCCAAAACGAAATCAAATTATCGGTTAAAGTACTTGTTAATTTTAACTACGAGAACCCTGATTGTCCTATCGGTAATTGTTTTTATTCTTTCATTTGCTGAAACTAAGACCATTCCGAATTCTGTTTCTGTTTATTTTGATAATTCAGGAAGTTCTTTGGTCAATGATCAAGGTTTGATTGTAGAACAATTTATGCGAAATTCTTTCGATCGAGGCGTGAAATCAATATCATATTTTGATAATAAACAGAAAAAAAACTTAGATAAGTCGCTATTCGAAGAGGTTGATTTTGATATTGTCAATAACACAAATTCTATTTTAAGTGAAATCGAAAATTCTTTTACTGAGAATCTAGCTGAATATAATTATATATTCAGCGATTTCCAGGCTTCAAATCCAGAAAGCGTAGATTATACATTTTTTGATTCAAGTAAGGTCTACAATATAGTCCTTACACAAGATCTAAACCGGATGAGAAATATAAATGTTGATACGCTGTCTATTCAACCAAGCCAAAAAGATATCTCTCAACAAATTATTACTGTCAGTTTTGAAGTGTGGAATGCTGAAGAGGGGAATGTTATTATAAAGTTGATGCAGGGTGACCGTCAATTTAGTTCGGTGGTTAAAGAAATTTCTGAATTGGATGAGATTCAATTCGATCTTCCTAAAACATCAACAGGTAGCTATGAAATAGTTATTGATGGTGATGAAGTAATCTATGATAATATTTTTCATTTTGTAATCCCAAAGCAAGAGGTTCCTAGAGTGAGTATTATCAACACTAATGATTCAAAAGCGTTGAATTTGATTTTTGATAAGAAAGACTTGTTTGATTTGAATATGCAATCCATTAACTCCCTGGATTACAACAAAGTAAAGATGAATGATCTGATTATTTTAAATAGTATCTCATTTATCCCAACAAGTTTATTGGATCAGTTTCGTAATACTTTTTTTGTTGTTTTTCCTCCTGATTCTATTGTTATAGATAGCTACGATAAATTTCTAGGACTCCATATAATAAAAGCAGGAACTAATCAACTGACTGAAATTGACATTGACTATTCGCATCCTCTCCTTCAAGGAGTTTTTACTCGTAATTCAAAAGAAGTTTCTTTACCAAAGGAATATGTTTTTTTTGATTTTGAAGGTGATTTTGAAGTAATAATAAAATACAGAGATGGTCGACCTTTTCTTTTACGGTCTGGTTTAATCTATTTCTTTAACTTCATCCTAGAAGGTAACGAGACAAAATTTGAAAGCCATTCGCTTTTTCTTCCTATTATGTATCAAATTGCTTTTTCCTCGACAAAGGAAGTAGAGCCTTCTTATTTTTATCCGAACGATTTGATTACGATATCAGAGTCCGTTTCAGACATACCAGTTAGAATTAAAAGTAATGCTTATGAAGTTATTCCATCTTTCAATTCATATGGAGATCGAATGGTATTAGAAATACCGGATGATATTAGTGCAGGTAAATATTATCTCCTTCAAGGAAATGACACATTAAAAGAAGTTGCGATAAATATTTCTAGAACTGAATCAATTATGAGGTCTGCTAAAATTGAGACATGGAGAAAGGTATTTTCGGAATACGAGAATATAAGCGTGTTAAAGTCTGACGATAATTTTAATGATTTAGTATCTAAAATGTCTTCTAAGCACGACATATGGAAATATGCATTAATTTTGATGATATTGTTTATCCTAATAGAAACAGGATTGCACAGATACCTCAAATGA